A region from the Lates calcarifer isolate ASB-BC8 linkage group LG2, TLL_Latcal_v3, whole genome shotgun sequence genome encodes:
- the slc22a31 gene encoding putative solute carrier family 22 member 31 codes for MATGTSATTNTRLQMDYETKIFPHTGGYGRYNRIVVVFSWFPNFAVMLNLFSDVFYTLIPDSYHCKPDPQLLPSTFLLSNFSRQGYLNLTIPWVNGTGLSHCELFKYPPNTSDFSENVPRERVSCTQGWEYAHVVGLQSNFVTEWDLVCSDYWKIPLQHICFMTGWILGYIFLGTLCDWLGRRQAFLLSVSLSSLFGVAVCLSSSAVVFLLLRLSQGAMLAGVFVSSYVARLELCDPPHRLMVAMVSGFFAVFAELLLPGIAVLCRDWPILQAVATLPLLLLLSYWCCASVFPESPRWLLATAQIPQVKRSLQEFSIRNGICLRDEIYPGETLLSEIDSAYGEDSRPRYHSVLELRQTRVIWKNCLILSFTLFIGTGIQYCFTRNLHSYSTNFYFSYFLRVITGALACIFICLSVNHFGRRGILLLSAIITGLSSLLLLALTQYLHGGLVLVLSVVGLLFSQALAMLSVFFACEVMPTVVRGGCLGLVLAAGCVGMAASSLMELQSNSGYFLHHVIFASFAVLSVLCIMLLPESKRKPLPDSLKEGECQRRPPLFLSRPDRDNLPLLCTRPPLSEYNPNNYYRLVSSTKRMLTKDNLPYRITVPTHPPLLSDSESQGQENETLREVLS; via the exons ATGGCTACAGGCACATCTGCGACCACAAACACTCGTCTTCAAATGGATTATGAGACGAAGATTTTCCCTCACACCGGCGGCTATGGACGCTACAACCGAATCGTGGTCGTGTTTAGTTGGTTCCCCAACTTCGCGGTCATGCTAAATCTATTCAGCGACGTTTTTTACACTCTGATCCCGGACTCGTACCACTGCAAACCGGACCCGCAGCTCCTTCCCTCCACCTTCCTTCTCAGTAACTTCTCCAGACAGGGCTACCTCAACCTCACCATCCCCTGGGTGAACGGCACCGGTCTCAGCCACTGTGAACTCTTCAAGTACCCGCCCAACACATCTGACTTCTCCGAAAATGTgcccagggagagggtttccTGCACCCAAGGGTGGGAGTACGCTCATGTTGTGGGGCTCCAGAGCAACTTTGTCACTGAG tggGACCTGGTTTGCAGTGACTACTGGAAAATCCCTTTGCAGCATATCTGCTTCATGACAGGATGGATCCTGGGATATATCTTCCTCGGTACACTGTGCGACTG gttggGTCGTCGGCAAGCTTTCCTCCTCTCCGTCAGTCTGTCCAGTCTGTTCGGGGTTGCAGTGTGTTTGTCCAGCAGTGCTgtggtgtttctgctgctgcgtCTCTCACAAGGTGCCATGCTCGCCGGGGTGTTTGTGTCCTCGTACGTTGCCA GGTTGGAGCTGTGTGACCCTCCCCATCGTCTCATGGTTGCTATGGTCAGTGGCTTCTTTGCCGTgtttgcagagctgctgttgcCGGGCATTGCTGTTCTGTGCCGCGATTGGCCCATTCTCCAGGCTGTGGCCACTTtgcctctgctcctgctgctttcCTATTGGTG CTGTGCATCAGTGTTTCCTGAGTCTCCTCGCTGGCTTTTGGCCACAGCTCAGATTCCTCAGGTGAAGAGGAGTCTCCAGGAATTCTCCATCAGGAACGGTATTTGTCTGCGAGATGAAATCTACCCTGGTGAAACCCTGCTGTCAG AAATAGATTCAGCGTATGGAGAAGACAGTCGACCGAGGTACCATTCAGTTCTGGAGCTGCGTCAGACTCGTGTTATCTGGAAGAACTGCCTCATACTCAGCTTCACTCT ATTCATTGGAACAGGCATCCAGTACTGTTTCACCAGAAACCTGCACAGTTATTCCACCAACTTCTACTTCAGCTACTTCCTCAGAGTGATAACCGGAGCGCTGGCCTGcatcttcatctgtctgtctgtcaatcaCTTTGGTCGCCGTGGTATTCTTCTGCTCTCGGCCATTATCACTGGACTGTcatcgctgctgctgctggcgcTCACTCAGT atCTGCATGGAGGCCTGGTGCTGGTGCTGTCTGTCGTGGGCCTGCTGTTTTCTCAGGCGCTCGCCATGCTCAGTGTGTTCTTCGCCTGCGAGGTGATGCCAACTGTAGTTCG agGTGGTTGCCTCGGCCTGGTGCTGGCAGCAGGATGTGTTGGCATGGCTGCCTCCTCCCTGATGGAGCTCCAGAGTAACAGCGGCTACTTCCTCCACCATGTCATCTTCGCCTCCTTCGCcgtcctctctgttctctgcatAATGCTTCTGCCTGAAAGCAAACGCAAGCCGCTCCCAGACTCCCTGAAGGAGGGCGAGTGCCAGCGACGACCACCTCTCTTCCTGTCCCGGCCGGACAGGGACAATCTGCCTTTACTGTGCACCCGGCCCCCTTTGTCAGAGTACAATCCTAACAACTATTACCGCCTGGTTTCTTCCACCAAGAGGATGTTGACTAAAGATAATTTGCCTTATAGAATCACTGTGCCAACTCATCCCCCGCTGCTGTCAGACAGTGAATCACAGGGACAAGAGAATGAGACACTGAGAGAGGTCCTGTCTTAA